A DNA window from Zingiber officinale cultivar Zhangliang chromosome 3A, Zo_v1.1, whole genome shotgun sequence contains the following coding sequences:
- the LOC122053523 gene encoding protein MODIFYING WALL LIGNIN-1-like, whose protein sequence is MERRSRDDKKLPLCIAVVVLGLVSSSCCIAAEFSKVKVEDMKLDGNLCSLPRSCAFGLGIAALVCLSTSQIIGTTMARSIRRKAAGGRIASVSLLLPSWAVYGVSSVLLATASSMNGGQRYGSGWMNGDCYIVRDGVYACSAALAVFVMLLTLALGFATAAAGDEPRADGERCGRQLKEPRVVDSVNTGNEQPMTEAHSCVDRDKLIKTI, encoded by the exons ATGGAGCGACGATCCAGAGACGACAAGAAGCTGCCTTTATGCATCGCCGTGGTGGTTCTGGGCCTCGTTTCTTCCTCCTGCTGCATCGCCGCCGAGTTCAGCAAAGTGAAG GTGGAGGACATGAAGCTCGACGGAAACCTCTGTTCTCTGCCACGGAGCTGTGCATTTGGGTTGGGTATCGCCGCGCTCGTTTGCCTCTCCACTTCTCAGATCATCGGAACCACCATGGCTCGTTCCATCCGCAGAAAGGCAGCCGGCGGTCGAATTGCTTCTGTTTCCCTGCTACTTCCTTCGTG GGCAGTGTACGGTGTGTCGTCTGTCCTGTTGGCAACTGCATCGAGCATGAACGGCGGGCAGCGATACGGGTCGGGCTGGATGAACGGCGACTGCTACATAGTTCGCGACGGCGTTTATGCTTGCTCCGCCGCCCTCGCTGTTTTCGTCATGCTTCTCACGCTTGCCCTCGGCTTTGCGACGGCTGCGGCAGGAGACGAACCGAGGGCGGATGGGGAAAGATGCGGTCGGCAATTGAAAGAACCCAGAGTCGTCGATTCCGTGAACACTGGCAACGAGCAACCCATGACTGAAGCTCATTCATGCGTTGATCGAGACAAATTAATTAAGACCATATAG